TTTAACATCAACAACTTTAAAACCTTGTTCTTTACTATAATTTGGCTTTGGCACGCGTCCCCCTTTTGTTACCACAAATGAGGCTCCATTTTCAAAAGCATCTCTGACCGAATAAAATTCCCATTTGTCAACATTTTTATAACCATCTTTTCGCCATGTTACCTATAgtcattatataaataataaaacatctagtaaaagtgaaataatttatttatacacaAATGTTTGAATTCAATGGCGTGACATATTGATAATTGAGTAAATGCATCTTCATTAGTCATTATCTAATTGAAATGgatatgttaaattttactaCCTCCTTACTCCCAACATTTGGAGCTATGAAGAGGTTAGCTTCGCTTTTGAGGCTAGGTCCCATGCTTCCTCCGATGGCATATTGTACCCACCCCAAATAAAGATTGTTGGCTACATGTGCATATCCATGGCGAATCCTAcaatgattttttaaccaataaaaCAAATCAGTATATATAATGTAGTAAATTTACATTTGTATACTAACCTTAAAATCAagttaatattgtaaaaaacctTAATAAAGTAATAGGTTACCTTGGCATTCGTTGGTTGCAATTAGGTCCAAAATGATTATACACAACAGTAACTTTCATGTTTTTGTCTCTCACATACCCATCATCGTGTCCAAGAAGCATTACCTTATCTTGTTCTCTAAACCAATTATTGGATATAGTCACATTTGTAGAACCTCGCGTGACATCAAGAAGGCCGTCTTCACTTTCATAAAGCGTATTATGATCAATCCAAATTTTTGACGCGGTAACCAATCTAATTGCATCTCCATCTACTTGCCCTAAAGAAATAACTTTTCCGTTAGGCCCCATCACCATACCTGGAGCTTGAGCTTTGCAATTATGAATTCGAATGCTATGAATGAT
This region of Cicer arietinum cultivar CDC Frontier isolate Library 1 chromosome 8, Cicar.CDCFrontier_v2.0, whole genome shotgun sequence genomic DNA includes:
- the LOC101515393 gene encoding probable pectate lyase 4 isoform X1 is translated as MASQGTNNIFMRYVLAIVIAIIFTPKLSFAKQSKLIGLKMNMIDECWRPNPEWRRHRQQLATCSVGYVGKMTNNIGKDLIHYKVTDPNDDPINPEPGTLRYGASVIQGKVWITFQRDMQIRLMKSLLISSFTTIDGRGVNVHITDNACLMIFKATDIIIHSIRIHNCKAQAPGMVMGPNGKVISLGQVDGDAIRLVTASKIWIDHNTLYESEDGLLDVTRGSTNVTISNNWFREQDKVMLLGHDDGYVRDKNMKVTVVYNHFGPNCNQRMPRIRHGYAHVANNLYLGWVQYAIGGSMGPSLKSEANLFIAPNVGSKEVTWRKDGYKNVDKWEFYSVRDAFENGASFVVTKGGRVPKPNYSKEQGFKVVDVKSVRSLTKSSGAFKCSKTSIC
- the LOC101515393 gene encoding probable pectate lyase 4 isoform X2, which encodes MASQGTNNIFMRYVLAIVIAIIFTPKLSFAKQSKLIGLKMNMIDECWRPNPEWRRHRQQLATCSVGYVGKMTNNIGKDLIHYKVTDPNDDPINPEPGTLSFTTIDGRGVNVHITDNACLMIFKATDIIIHSIRIHNCKAQAPGMVMGPNGKVISLGQVDGDAIRLVTASKIWIDHNTLYESEDGLLDVTRGSTNVTISNNWFREQDKVMLLGHDDGYVRDKNMKVTVVYNHFGPNCNQRMPRIRHGYAHVANNLYLGWVQYAIGGSMGPSLKSEANLFIAPNVGSKEVTWRKDGYKNVDKWEFYSVRDAFENGASFVVTKGGRVPKPNYSKEQGFKVVDVKSVRSLTKSSGAFKCSKTSIC